TGGCAGGAGGACTGCCTTCACCAGACATGTTTCAAAAACATGAAATGAGACTGGCTTCGGCAAAACGCCTGGAGAATGATATTGATACTATTATGCAATATACCGGAGTACCGGGAGAAAAAGCTCTTATTGATGCCATAATTGGCTTTCTGAAACGCGATAACATAACCTTAAGTGCGGAAAATATAGTGGTTACATCCTCCGGGCAGCATGGACTTGATCTCACGGGGAGATTGTTCATAAATCCTGGAGACGCTATTATTATTGACCGACCCACCTTTGCAGGAGCAATTGTAGCTTTTCAAATGCAGCGTCCAGAGATCATCGGCATTGATATTGAGGATGATGGACCAAATGTGGAAGAATACAGAAGACAACTGGAATCCCTGAGAAAGCAGGGCAGGAAACCCAAATTCATCTATGTAGTCCCTGATTTTCAGAATCCCACTGGTATAACCACTAGTCTTAAGAAACGTGAAATACTGCTCGATCTAAGCTATGAATATGATGTTCCTATTATTGAGGATAGTCCTTATCGTGATCTCAGGTATACAGGAGAAACGATTCCTTCCATATTCTCACTTGATCAAAAAAGAGATGGCACGAATGTGATTGGTTTATATACTTTCTCCAAAATATTCTGCCCGGGCATCAGAGTGGGATTTAATATTGGAG
The Candidatus Stygibacter australis genome window above contains:
- a CDS encoding PLP-dependent aminotransferase family protein, producing the protein MIKDWNARFSDNIKDFGGYSIGKIFKYLNNPEIISLAGGLPSPDMFQKHEMRLASAKRLENDIDTIMQYTGVPGEKALIDAIIGFLKRDNITLSAENIVVTSSGQHGLDLTGRLFINPGDAIIIDRPTFAGAIVAFQMQRPEIIGIDIEDDGPNVEEYRRQLESLRKQGRKPKFIYVVPDFQNPTGITTSLKKREILLDLSYEYDVPIIEDSPYRDLRYTGETIPSIFSLDQKRDGTNVIGLYTFSKIFCPGIRVGFNIGAEEVISRMINIKEGNVLNTPKYNQDMCTEFLTEMGLDEHMSKCRKYYGEKLDIFLETMKEYFPPELGVHWTKPQGGLFLWVTVPPEIDTNELFHEAIKYKVAFVPGDVFYGENPASNAMRINFSFATKEQLAEAVKRLAKCIRGQLNK